A portion of the Chryseobacterium tructae genome contains these proteins:
- a CDS encoding polyphosphate kinase 2 family protein, protein MDTNFSDDFKVSGKFSIKKASTSYKGKLTKEEGTQLLIQEKEKLRELQERLYADGSQSLLVVLQAMDAAGKDSMIEHVFGGVNPQGCNVTSFKTPSSKEYSHDFLWRHYLALPQKGMIGIFNRSHYESVLVCKVHPEYNLSEKTWSSVKDFDNKFWENRYESIRNFEKHLAQNGTTIIKIFLHVSKDEQKKRLLDRINEQEKNWKFSAGDLPERALFDQYMEAYETAINETSKDHAPWYVLPADNKWFARTAAIQIIIDTLEKMNLKYPQLSDKEKLSLQEAKKQLESE, encoded by the coding sequence ATGGACACCAATTTCTCAGATGACTTTAAGGTAAGTGGAAAATTCTCAATAAAAAAAGCGTCTACTTCTTATAAGGGAAAACTTACCAAAGAAGAAGGAACACAATTATTAATTCAGGAAAAAGAAAAACTTCGTGAACTACAAGAAAGACTGTATGCTGACGGAAGCCAATCTCTTCTAGTAGTGCTTCAGGCTATGGATGCAGCCGGAAAAGACAGTATGATAGAACATGTTTTTGGAGGAGTAAACCCACAAGGATGTAATGTAACCAGTTTTAAAACCCCGAGTTCAAAAGAATATTCTCATGATTTTCTTTGGAGACATTATCTGGCTTTGCCTCAAAAAGGTATGATCGGAATCTTCAACCGCTCCCACTACGAAAGTGTTTTGGTGTGCAAAGTTCACCCTGAATATAATTTAAGTGAAAAAACTTGGTCTTCTGTAAAGGATTTTGACAATAAATTCTGGGAAAACCGCTATGAAAGCATCAGAAACTTCGAGAAACATCTTGCTCAAAACGGAACAACCATTATCAAAATTTTCCTACATGTTTCTAAGGATGAACAAAAGAAAAGGCTTTTAGACAGAATCAATGAACAGGAAAAAAACTGGAAATTTTCTGCGGGAGACCTTCCGGAGCGAGCTTTATTTGATCAATATATGGAAGCTTATGAAACAGCAATCAACGAAACATCAAAGGATCATGCTCCCTGGTATGTGCTTCCTGCAGACAACAAATGGTTTGCTAGAACGGCAGCAATCCAGATCATTATAGATACTCTGGAAAAAATGAATTTGAAGTATCCTCAACTTTCAGATAAAGAAAAACTGAGTTTACAAGAAGCTAAAAAGCAATTGGAAAGTGAATAA
- a CDS encoding DUF1573 domain-containing protein yields MKKLIAGIALFGTFALASAQTITFDKTTFDYGNIKPSSDGTRFFTVTNTGDKPLIISNVKPSCGCTTPEFSQDPIMPGKSAKIKVGYNTALTGGFNKMIEVFSNDPANSRSVIYIKGNVDANAPEAKVLTPAEQKEAAKAEKKAAKVAKKAAAK; encoded by the coding sequence ATGAAGAAATTAATTGCAGGAATTGCATTATTTGGAACATTTGCACTAGCATCTGCACAAACGATTACGTTTGATAAAACTACTTTCGACTATGGTAACATTAAGCCTAGTTCTGATGGTACAAGATTCTTTACAGTAACAAACACTGGTGATAAGCCTTTGATCATTTCAAATGTAAAACCATCTTGTGGATGTACAACTCCAGAATTCAGCCAAGATCCGATCATGCCAGGAAAATCTGCTAAGATCAAAGTTGGATATAACACTGCTCTTACAGGTGGATTCAACAAAATGATTGAAGTTTTCTCTAACGACCCTGCTAACAGCAGAAGCGTAATCTACATCAAAGGAAATGTAGATGCTAATGCTCCTGAAGCAAAAGTATTAACTCCGGCTGAGCAGAAAGAAGCTGCTAAAGCTGAGAAAAAAGCTGCAAAAGTTGCTAAAAAAGCTGCTGCGAAGTAA
- a CDS encoding PKD domain-containing protein, whose protein sequence is MNKKLLTLLKVSLFSAIALSCSSGSDDITENNTGGATGNALSLISSKTEASIDTSLKFSFTGGTTEQINNINWDFGDGNTYHGDNSLDAIYHNYKAAGNYTIKATLLLANGKSVEKTVKVTVTDTHILKIKKITIISIPQKENNLKLVYSGGVSHWENFKGAWDESKSYNTTNPDKFADLFIEIGKVSSVPALNDPHNLLVSHFEPLLTTGIYPNQMSLGFDLTGYNVFMGYETLQSVSLVFKDSDTYNSLLENGGQDEFIALYSIPISEFTGTSKTFNYGELSFKVDFEKL, encoded by the coding sequence ATGAACAAAAAATTATTGACCTTACTCAAAGTAAGCTTATTCTCGGCTATTGCTCTTTCTTGCTCTAGTGGCTCTGATGACATCACCGAAAACAATACTGGTGGAGCTACAGGAAATGCCCTATCATTAATATCTTCAAAGACAGAGGCATCCATTGATACTTCTTTAAAATTTTCTTTTACAGGAGGGACTACTGAACAAATTAATAATATTAATTGGGATTTTGGAGATGGAAATACGTATCATGGAGATAATTCTTTAGATGCTATTTACCATAATTATAAAGCAGCGGGGAATTATACTATAAAGGCAACATTGCTATTAGCCAATGGGAAGAGCGTTGAAAAGACCGTAAAAGTAACAGTTACCGATACCCATATTTTAAAAATTAAAAAGATTACTATTATTTCTATTCCACAGAAAGAAAATAATTTGAAATTGGTTTACAGTGGCGGAGTCTCGCATTGGGAGAACTTTAAAGGCGCTTGGGATGAGAGTAAAAGTTATAATACAACTAATCCTGATAAATTTGCGGATCTATTTATAGAAATTGGAAAAGTATCCTCAGTTCCAGCTCTAAATGATCCACATAATCTGTTAGTGTCACATTTTGAACCCCTATTAACAACAGGTATTTATCCCAATCAAATGAGCTTAGGATTTGATCTTACAGGATACAATGTTTTTATGGGGTATGAAACATTACAGTCTGTAAGTCTGGTTTTTAAGGATAGTGATACCTATAATTCATTATTAGAAAATGGCGGACAAGATGAGTTTATTGCTCTCTATTCAATTCCAATTTCTGAATTTACAGGGACTTCAAAAACATTTAACTATGGAGAACTTTCATTCAAAGTCGATTTCGAAAAATTATAA
- a CDS encoding DUF4241 domain-containing protein — MTHIENIKKLFSKDFVENPLLESFEIGKIYLSSGKLVACDPLITNDMLPFSTTFPKGEFSVMLHKEKDSNCVAYAEIIFNAAKITDWKLATTAGQNIKELVEGEVFGYPVESGMGCFMDVDTQNSLNQLEQKLYNNKGADFMGIYEEFFHGHFFDEKGAIDQYAFLKPSDDHPGTILAFETGYGEGFYASYVGYDKNQSPVKIITEFIEIS; from the coding sequence ATGACACATATAGAAAACATAAAGAAGCTATTTTCGAAGGACTTTGTAGAAAACCCCTTGTTGGAAAGTTTTGAAATAGGAAAAATTTATCTCTCCAGTGGCAAGCTGGTGGCGTGTGATCCTTTGATCACGAATGATATGCTTCCTTTTTCCACAACGTTTCCGAAAGGAGAATTTTCAGTGATGTTGCATAAGGAGAAAGACAGCAATTGTGTAGCGTATGCAGAAATTATTTTTAATGCTGCAAAAATTACAGATTGGAAACTAGCGACTACTGCTGGACAGAATATAAAAGAATTGGTAGAAGGAGAGGTTTTTGGATATCCTGTAGAAAGCGGCATGGGATGTTTCATGGATGTTGATACTCAAAATAGCCTTAATCAACTGGAGCAAAAGCTTTATAACAATAAAGGAGCAGATTTCATGGGTATTTATGAAGAGTTTTTCCATGGGCATTTCTTTGATGAAAAAGGAGCAATAGATCAATATGCATTTTTAAAACCTTCAGACGATCATCCTGGAACTATATTAGCTTTTGAGACGGGATATGGAGAAGGTTTTTATGCCAGCTATGTTGGTTATGATAAAAATCAATCACCAGTGAAAATTATTACAGAATTTATTGAAATAAGTTAG
- a CDS encoding HD domain-containing protein, with protein MKSTIDNTIEFVKEKLEGAEAGHDWFHIERVWKLAKKIAETEDCDSNVVELSALLHDIADPKFHNGDETIAPRISREFLEKQNVPNETIEKVLFVIENISFKNRSQAPENPSIELKIVQDADRIDAIGAIGIARTFNFGGFKNNPMYDPNVQPDLNMSKEEYKKSNGTTINHFYEKLLLLKDLMNTEHGKKMAQERHDYMLNFLDQFYKEWNVD; from the coding sequence ATGAAAAGTACAATAGACAACACAATAGAATTTGTAAAAGAAAAATTAGAAGGAGCCGAAGCGGGACACGATTGGTTCCATATTGAAAGAGTGTGGAAGCTCGCTAAAAAAATAGCAGAAACAGAAGACTGCGACTCCAATGTAGTTGAATTGTCTGCATTATTGCATGATATTGCAGATCCTAAATTTCATAATGGAGATGAAACGATAGCCCCAAGAATTTCAAGAGAATTTTTAGAAAAACAAAATGTTCCCAATGAAACGATTGAAAAGGTTTTGTTTGTTATTGAAAATATTTCTTTTAAAAACAGAAGCCAAGCACCGGAAAATCCGTCTATTGAATTGAAAATTGTACAGGATGCTGACCGTATTGATGCTATTGGTGCGATAGGTATTGCCAGAACATTCAATTTTGGAGGGTTTAAAAATAATCCGATGTATGATCCGAATGTTCAGCCTGATCTCAATATGTCAAAAGAGGAGTACAAAAAATCGAATGGAACAACAATCAATCATTTTTACGAAAAATTATTACTTCTAAAGGATTTGATGAACACAGAACATGGAAAAAAAATGGCTCAGGAAAGACATGATTATATGCTGAATTTCCTTGACCAGTTTTATAAAGAGTGGAATGTAGATTAA
- a CDS encoding alpha/beta hydrolase family protein gives MEKLILTTEDHASLTAHLFQPEKSNGKLLLINSATGVKQHVYFSFATYFSEQGFTVITYDYRGIGFSKPKNMKGFHGSMRIWGSKDYKAVTTYIQNQFSEYRKFCLGHSVGALILGMNKDSEIFEELIFVGTQNAFVGNLRLKTKIEAYLGFGIVQPLTTSLLGYFPANWFGLGESLPKNCAYDWRTLILNKKSTNRLLEKIDDYSKNLTQKVFVIRAEDDVWLTEKGVMSLLNNTYPNLRPTYRLVKTAESEKREIGHVNFFRSYNHKLWNIILNELID, from the coding sequence ATGGAAAAACTAATACTCACCACAGAAGACCATGCTTCCCTGACTGCCCATCTTTTTCAGCCCGAAAAAAGTAATGGAAAATTATTACTTATCAATTCTGCAACAGGTGTAAAACAGCATGTCTATTTTTCTTTTGCTACCTATTTTTCAGAACAAGGATTTACGGTAATTACTTATGATTACAGAGGAATAGGTTTTTCTAAACCGAAGAATATGAAGGGGTTCCATGGGTCTATGAGAATATGGGGTTCAAAGGATTATAAAGCAGTAACCACATACATTCAAAATCAGTTTTCGGAGTATAGAAAGTTTTGTTTAGGACATTCGGTAGGAGCGTTAATATTAGGAATGAATAAAGACTCTGAGATATTTGAAGAATTGATATTTGTAGGAACTCAAAATGCTTTTGTAGGTAACCTCAGATTGAAAACAAAGATTGAAGCATATCTGGGTTTTGGGATTGTACAGCCGCTAACAACTTCATTATTAGGGTATTTTCCTGCAAATTGGTTTGGGCTTGGAGAAAGTCTTCCAAAAAATTGTGCGTATGACTGGAGAACCTTAATTTTAAACAAAAAATCAACCAACAGACTGTTGGAGAAAATTGATGATTATTCTAAAAATTTAACGCAGAAAGTTTTTGTAATCCGTGCGGAGGATGATGTCTGGCTGACAGAAAAAGGGGTAATGAGTCTTTTAAACAATACTTATCCTAATCTTAGGCCAACATACAGACTGGTAAAAACAGCTGAGTCTGAGAAAAGAGAAATTGGGCATGTTAATTTTTTTAGAAGTTATAATCATAAGCTCTGGAATATTATTTTAAATGAACTGATAGATTAA
- a CDS encoding carboxypeptidase-like regulatory domain-containing protein, with amino-acid sequence MKKKMICAFALLSFGFAFSQETSSKIFGRLKGISSEVTVKVVHIPTNSTFETKSNSKGQFSLDNLQPGGPYRIEISDGSQVIYENPNLQLSLGSNDLPIVEIGSKEKSIDEVKITSKKANVKYGVGISQAQISGLPNINRGIQDVTKLVPQSANNSFNGTNFRYNNVTIDGSINNDAIGFSPSLGGQTGTSGMPGSSTRSNSISLDAIQDVQVYIAPYDVKLGNFLEEVSMQ; translated from the coding sequence ATGAAGAAAAAAATGATCTGTGCATTTGCTTTATTATCTTTTGGGTTTGCATTTTCACAGGAGACCAGCTCTAAGATTTTTGGAAGATTAAAAGGAATATCTTCCGAGGTTACTGTGAAGGTAGTACATATTCCTACCAATAGTACTTTTGAAACTAAAAGTAATAGCAAAGGACAGTTTAGTTTAGATAACCTTCAACCGGGAGGGCCTTATAGAATTGAGATATCTGATGGTTCACAGGTTATTTATGAAAATCCTAATCTACAACTTTCTTTAGGAAGCAATGACTTGCCAATAGTAGAAATTGGTAGCAAAGAGAAGTCTATTGATGAGGTAAAGATTACTTCAAAAAAAGCTAACGTAAAATATGGAGTTGGGATCAGCCAGGCGCAAATTTCAGGACTTCCAAATATTAACAGAGGAATACAGGATGTTACTAAATTGGTACCCCAAAGTGCCAATAACTCTTTTAATGGAACTAATTTTCGTTATAATAACGTTACGATTGATGGTTCCATCAATAATGATGCGATTGGTTTCAGTCCTTCATTAGGGGGGCAGACTGGAACTTCAGGAATGCCTGGAAGCAGTACTCGTTCTAATTCTATTAGCTTGGATGCTATTCAGGATGTACAAGTGTACATCGCTCCTTATGATGTGAAGCTGGGAAATTTCTTGGAGGAAGTATCAATGCAGTGA
- a CDS encoding ribonucleotide-diphosphate reductase subunit beta yields MGIFDKRVSYKPFEYPEVLQFVEAINKSFWVHSEVDFTADVQDFHSQLEPHEKHAVKNALLAIAQIEVSVKTFWGNLYNHLPKPEFNGLGSTFAECEFRHSEAYSRLLEVLGYNDEFLNVIEIPAVKGRIEFLGNALKHANSATPKEYVSALLLFSILVENVSLFSQFAIILSFTRFKGFMKNVSNIIAWTSVDEQIHANAGIYLINKIREEQPDLLTESDIEDIYTLVDESIEKEGDILSWIFELGEIDNVSKEDLLNFMKYRVDDSLKKINMKTRYNITPEQYRPMVWFEEEVFANSLDDFFAKRPVDYTKHDKSITANDLF; encoded by the coding sequence ATGGGAATTTTTGATAAGAGAGTAAGCTATAAGCCATTTGAATACCCAGAGGTTCTACAATTTGTAGAAGCCATCAACAAATCGTTCTGGGTACATTCGGAAGTGGACTTTACTGCAGATGTACAAGATTTTCATTCGCAGTTGGAACCACATGAAAAGCATGCTGTGAAAAATGCGCTGTTAGCCATTGCACAGATCGAGGTGTCTGTAAAGACATTCTGGGGGAATTTATACAACCACCTTCCGAAACCGGAATTCAATGGATTAGGATCTACTTTCGCAGAATGCGAGTTCCGTCATTCTGAAGCATATTCCCGTTTATTGGAAGTACTAGGATATAATGACGAATTCCTTAACGTTATTGAAATCCCTGCTGTAAAAGGTAGAATTGAGTTCCTTGGAAATGCTTTAAAGCATGCCAACTCTGCTACTCCTAAAGAGTACGTTTCAGCATTATTGTTATTCAGTATCTTAGTAGAAAACGTTTCTCTTTTCTCTCAGTTTGCCATCATCCTTTCTTTCACAAGATTTAAAGGGTTTATGAAAAATGTTTCTAACATCATCGCATGGACTTCTGTGGATGAGCAGATTCATGCTAACGCAGGAATTTACCTGATCAATAAAATCCGTGAAGAACAACCAGACCTTCTAACTGAAAGCGATATTGAAGATATTTACACCCTTGTAGACGAATCTATCGAAAAAGAAGGTGATATCCTTAGCTGGATCTTCGAATTAGGAGAAATAGACAACGTATCTAAAGAAGATCTATTGAATTTCATGAAATATCGTGTAGATGACAGCTTGAAGAAAATCAACATGAAAACAAGATACAACATCACTCCGGAACAATACAGACCAATGGTTTGGTTCGAGGAAGAAGTTTTTGCCAATTCATTAGATGATTTCTTTGCAAAAAGACCTGTGGATTACACGAAACACGATAAAAGTATTACAGCGAACGATTTGTTCTAA
- a CDS encoding ribokinase gives MNFSSEQPKIIIVGSSSIDLVLETDKLPLPNETVLAVNSESYFGGKGANQAVGTARLGASVYFIGCVGMDPLGQQIMRNLVGEGVNVGFVHETDKESTGTAYVTTCEGNAAIVVVPAANKYLKKSHIDEADRYFHTSDLVLVQLEVSLEVVEYTVQKAKKYGKKVGLYASPAMRVSDEVLEQVDFIVAKSNELFIIFGEEKREEVLKKYFNKVFVRDDTNSTIYFDGTEMKYYRKNKEKTVYKMGMGDAFTSGFAIALCHGNSIEDCVKFGNEVSSRVSGSKGSQTGLPRMADFFS, from the coding sequence ATGAATTTCTCATCAGAACAACCCAAAATTATCATTGTAGGAAGCTCCTCCATAGATCTTGTTTTGGAAACCGATAAACTTCCCTTACCTAATGAAACCGTACTGGCTGTTAATTCAGAGAGCTATTTTGGTGGGAAGGGTGCCAATCAGGCTGTAGGAACCGCAAGATTAGGGGCTAGTGTTTATTTTATAGGTTGTGTTGGAATGGATCCCCTGGGGCAGCAAATTATGAGAAATTTGGTGGGTGAAGGCGTTAATGTAGGCTTTGTACATGAAACAGACAAAGAGTCAACAGGTACAGCGTATGTCACAACGTGTGAGGGAAATGCGGCTATTGTTGTAGTTCCTGCAGCCAACAAATATCTTAAAAAGTCCCATATTGATGAAGCTGACCGTTATTTCCATACTTCTGATCTTGTCCTTGTGCAGCTTGAAGTTTCCTTGGAAGTAGTGGAGTATACTGTACAGAAAGCTAAGAAATATGGTAAAAAAGTAGGCCTATATGCTTCACCTGCAATGAGAGTGAGTGATGAAGTTCTGGAGCAGGTAGATTTTATTGTAGCTAAAAGCAATGAACTTTTTATCATTTTTGGAGAAGAAAAGAGAGAAGAGGTTCTTAAGAAATACTTCAATAAGGTATTTGTAAGAGACGATACCAATTCTACGATTTATTTTGATGGTACAGAGATGAAGTATTACAGAAAGAATAAAGAAAAGACCGTTTATAAGATGGGAATGGGTGATGCATTTACTTCAGGATTTGCTATTGCTCTTTGCCATGGGAATTCTATTGAAGACTGCGTGAAATTTGGAAATGAAGTTTCATCAAGAGTTTCAGGAAGTAAAGGATCACAAACCGGATTACCAAGAATGGCGGATTTCTTTTCTTAA
- a CDS encoding ABC transporter ATP-binding protein, which produces MLVIQDLHKSYDTGKSKLHVLKGINLNISEGEFVSIMGSSGSGKSTLLNIIGILDEKDSGTYELDGVPIEHLSEVKAAEYRSKFLGFIFQSFNLINYKTALENVALPLYYQNVPRKERNQKALEYLEKVGLAQWATHLPNELSGGQKQRVAIARALITDPKVVLADEPTGALDSKTTHDIMKLLQDINNEGKTIIVVTHEPDVAAQTKRNVVLKDGIIESDEFIKQIVL; this is translated from the coding sequence ATGTTAGTAATTCAGGATTTACATAAGTCATACGATACAGGGAAAAGCAAGCTTCATGTTTTGAAGGGGATTAATCTGAATATTTCAGAAGGAGAGTTTGTTTCCATTATGGGGAGTTCCGGTTCAGGAAAATCTACCCTTCTTAATATTATTGGGATTCTGGATGAAAAGGATTCAGGAACCTATGAATTGGATGGTGTTCCTATTGAGCATTTGTCAGAAGTAAAGGCAGCAGAATATAGAAGCAAGTTTTTAGGATTTATTTTTCAGTCCTTTAATCTTATCAATTATAAGACTGCGCTGGAAAATGTTGCTCTTCCATTATATTACCAAAATGTACCCAGAAAAGAAAGAAATCAGAAAGCATTAGAATATCTGGAAAAAGTAGGTCTTGCACAATGGGCGACCCACCTTCCTAATGAGCTTTCCGGGGGGCAGAAGCAAAGAGTAGCGATTGCGAGAGCTCTTATTACTGATCCAAAAGTTGTATTGGCGGATGAACCTACCGGAGCATTGGATTCAAAGACCACTCATGATATTATGAAACTTCTTCAGGATATTAATAATGAAGGAAAAACAATCATTGTAGTAACTCACGAACCTGATGTAGCGGCACAAACGAAAAGAAATGTAGTACTGAAGGATGGTATCATCGAAAGTGATGAGTTTATTAAGCAGATCGTGTTGTAA
- a CDS encoding TonB-dependent receptor, with the protein MTRSGSNDVTGSLYVYGRNAAITGRNRVGDNSKMPSDFSDFIYGGRVGLPIVKDKVFLFTNLEYTKRVDPIFYNANDPNALIDESVARKISDFVQQKYGFNVGSFNGYNNFSESAKLFNKLDWKINDKHTLSIKNNTVFSQASNLERDGANFRFASMDFVQKNTASTTTLELKSRFNDKWSNNLVVGYSSIHDYRDPTSGNVMFPQVEISHNGGTILLGNDREATVFNMKQKTFEITDNLTYKTGNHTFLLGTHNELYNINYGFVNALNGRVSYGSLADFYNGIPARVRGTYPFGGNSRQDLFNNPYAQYKVNLLSLYLQDEINWGRVRLSPGVRVDYTDLPNKPQLSPLVNQSPQDPYFGNTYSYTPLSQLTNNYLNKPTLSPRIGFTIDVTEDRSMVLRGGSGIFVGRIPFAWLGYAYYNDGVGFGSYDINKPTAGQIGQYGDPLVGTNLPTWQNPTQDPKSSKVQVDLIDNNFKMPRVWRSSLAFDYTLAGYKLTLEGIYTKVLYDLKFQQVNKTDNVTYYSYDVNHEMPIYTTNINSKFSNAYLLSNTKEGYRYNLTAQISKSYNFGFNFFAAYTYGDARDITNGIRNSMESNWQMNQSLTPNEPQLTTSNFAIKHRIVANLGYAFNISKSNRLYTNVYFNAQSGNPFSWGFINNTIANTGQAAGLAYIFKDATEAAKYIVPVKDASGNVLVSAQQQIADYENYVNNNSYLKSRRGKFTERNGDNTPWNIQADIRIMDEIRLSEKSKNTLQISLSIINFTNLLNKDWGKVYFVPNTFNSTASVGLSKVGNIATGQPSAGDPTYNFKTPGPAYTIDQFASRFQAQIGVRYNF; encoded by the coding sequence GTGACCCGAAGCGGAAGTAATGATGTGACAGGTTCCCTGTATGTATATGGGAGAAATGCGGCGATTACCGGAAGAAACAGAGTAGGTGATAATTCCAAAATGCCAAGTGATTTTTCCGATTTTATATATGGTGGGAGAGTAGGTCTGCCTATAGTAAAAGATAAGGTTTTCTTATTCACTAACCTGGAATATACCAAAAGGGTAGATCCGATATTTTATAATGCCAATGATCCTAATGCGCTGATAGATGAATCTGTTGCCCGAAAAATTTCAGACTTTGTACAGCAGAAATACGGATTCAACGTAGGGAGCTTTAATGGATACAATAACTTTTCTGAAAGTGCTAAACTTTTTAATAAGTTAGATTGGAAGATCAACGATAAACATACTTTATCCATCAAAAATAATACGGTATTTTCGCAAGCATCCAACCTCGAAAGGGATGGTGCTAATTTCAGATTTGCCAGTATGGATTTCGTTCAGAAGAATACAGCATCCACAACAACCCTTGAGCTGAAAAGCCGATTTAATGATAAATGGAGTAATAACTTAGTAGTGGGATACTCTTCGATTCATGATTATAGAGATCCAACTTCGGGAAATGTGATGTTTCCACAGGTTGAAATCAGCCATAACGGAGGAACCATTTTATTGGGGAATGATAGAGAAGCCACTGTTTTCAACATGAAGCAGAAAACTTTTGAAATTACAGATAACCTTACTTATAAAACCGGAAACCATACTTTCTTGCTAGGAACTCACAATGAATTGTATAATATCAATTATGGTTTTGTAAATGCTTTGAACGGAAGGGTATCTTATGGATCACTTGCTGATTTTTATAATGGTATTCCTGCAAGGGTAAGAGGAACCTATCCTTTTGGGGGAAATAGCAGACAGGATCTTTTCAACAATCCTTATGCTCAATATAAAGTAAATCTTCTTTCATTATACTTGCAAGATGAGATTAACTGGGGAAGAGTAAGGCTTTCACCGGGAGTAAGAGTAGATTATACAGACTTACCTAATAAGCCACAACTAAGTCCACTTGTTAATCAATCTCCTCAGGATCCTTATTTCGGAAATACCTATAGCTATACTCCGTTAAGCCAGTTAACGAATAATTATCTTAACAAACCTACATTATCTCCAAGAATTGGATTTACCATTGATGTTACGGAAGACAGGTCTATGGTATTAAGAGGAGGTTCCGGTATTTTTGTAGGAAGAATTCCATTCGCATGGTTAGGATATGCTTATTATAATGACGGAGTTGGTTTTGGAAGTTATGATATTAATAAGCCAACTGCAGGACAGATTGGTCAGTATGGTGATCCATTGGTTGGCACTAATCTTCCAACTTGGCAGAACCCAACACAAGACCCAAAATCATCTAAAGTACAGGTTGACCTTATTGATAATAACTTTAAAATGCCAAGAGTCTGGAGAAGTTCCCTTGCATTTGACTATACTCTGGCAGGGTATAAACTGACATTGGAAGGTATTTATACGAAAGTACTTTATGACTTAAAATTCCAACAGGTGAATAAAACGGATAATGTGACGTATTATAGCTATGATGTGAACCATGAAATGCCGATTTATACAACCAATATCAATAGCAAATTTTCTAATGCCTATCTTTTATCCAATACAAAAGAAGGATACCGTTACAACCTGACGGCCCAGATCTCAAAATCATACAACTTCGGATTTAATTTCTTCGCAGCTTATACCTACGGAGATGCCAGAGATATTACTAATGGTATCAGAAACTCTATGGAAAGTAACTGGCAGATGAACCAATCGTTAACACCCAATGAACCTCAGCTGACAACTTCCAATTTTGCGATCAAGCACAGAATCGTAGCCAATCTTGGATATGCTTTTAATATTTCTAAATCAAACAGATTATATACCAATGTGTATTTTAACGCACAGTCAGGAAACCCTTTTTCATGGGGATTTATAAACAACACAATTGCCAATACGGGACAAGCTGCTGGTCTTGCTTATATCTTTAAAGATGCTACTGAAGCTGCGAAATATATTGTTCCTGTAAAAGATGCTTCAGGAAATGTACTGGTAAGTGCTCAGCAACAGATTGCTGATTATGAAAATTATGTTAATAATAATTCGTATTTGAAGTCAAGAAGAGGGAAGTTTACAGAAAGAAATGGAGATAATACTCCTTGGAACATTCAGGCAGATATTCGAATTATGGATGAAATAAGATTGAGCGAAAAATCTAAGAATACGCTTCAGATCTCTCTAAGCATCATCAACTTTACGAATTTATTGAATAAAGACTGGGGTAAAGTTTATTTTGTGCCTAATACCTTCAATTCTACAGCGAGTGTAGGGCTTTCCAAAGTTGGAAATATAGCTACAGGACAGCCATCAGCCGGAGATCCTACTTACAACTTCAAAACCCCTGGCCCTGCTTATACAATCGATCAGTTTGCATCACGATTCCAAGCTCAAATAGGGGTAAGATATAACTTCTAA